From the genome of Lujinxingia vulgaris:
ACGGCACCGGACAGATCATCACGCTCAGCGCCGAGGCCCAGGACCGCTACGGCAACCTCGTTCCTCAGGCGCGCATCACCTATGAGTCCATACCGGCTGGCGAGTCCTTTGGGGACGGGCGTTTCCGCTTTGACCAGGACGGCGTCTACACGCTGCGCGCCTCCATCGACGAGAACAACGCCACCGAGGCGCCCATCAGCCGCGAGGTGGAGATCGTCGTCAACCAGAACGGCCCCTCGATCGTGTGCACCGGCCCCGGCGACGGCACGATGGTCAACCACGCACCCAACACGCTGCTCACCTTCACCGGCACAGTCGAAGACAGCCTGGGCGTCGAGGAGGTGCTGGTCAACGGAAGCACCGCGACCCTCGACGAGCAGGGCAATTTCAGCCACCGCTTCCGCCCTCGCTTCGGCATCAACTTCGTCGACGTGGTCGCCCGCGACACCTACGGCGAAGAGAGCGTGCGCACCTGCTCCTTCCTGGCGACCAACACCTACGGCAATCATCTGCTCTCCACCAACGACGTCGTCTCCCTGCGCCTGGCCCAGGACGCCATCGACGATAAGGGTCACACCACCACCATCCAGAGCCTCAACGACGTGCTCCTGCGCGTTCTGAACAGCGACGGGCTTTTGCAGCAGATTCGCGACGCGGTGGTCTCCAACGGCCTGCTCTCCTTTGGATGCCCGGTCCCCTGGACCGATGACTACTCGGTGAGCATCACCGGCGTGGAGTACTACGGCATCAGCCTTGGTACCGGAAACCTCTACCGGCACCTCACCGAGCTGGACCTCGTCGGCGGCGGTCTGGATATGCAGGCAACGCTCCGCGGGGTGCGCGTTCGCATTCGCGTCTACAGCCCCTCGGGCATTTGTCCGGACTTCAACCCGGTGGCAGACGTCGACCGAGTTACCGTCAACCTGACCAGCAACATCGCGCTTAACGGACAGACGCTCGGCGCTTCTTTGCGTGGCACTCCGAGCGCGAGCGCTGGCGAGATCTCGTTGAGCGGCGGCAACGGCTTCTCCGACCTCGTTTACGGCGCGCTGGGTGATCTTTTCCAGAACACCATCCGCTCCGAGGTCGAAGACGCCGTCGAGTCGGCCATCGTCGACAACTTCGACAGCCTCCTCGGCGATCTTCTCGGCAACCTGGGCACCGACGCCCTCAGCGGCGGCATTGAGGTACCGCGCCTCGATGGCACCGGCCAGATTGAACTTCTTTACGACCTGGGGTTTTCCTCGCTCTCGGTGAGCAGCGCGCGCATGCTTCTGGGGATGCGCACCCGGGTGCGTCCGCAAACCACCGCGATCGCCTACCCGACGCTCGGTGTCGCGGTGCCCCCGGGCTCCTACCTCTATGAGCCCTCCGGCGGCCAGAACACCTCGGTGTCGGTCCACCTGATGCTGCTCAACCAGGCCCTGCACGCCCTCTGGCGCGGCGGACTTCTGGAGGCCGACATCGGCGACGCCCTCTTTGGCGAAGACGCCGAAGGCGCGGCTGTGAGCCTGCGCACCACGCTCCCCCCGGTGGCCGCGCTTAACACCGACGGCACGGCCACGCTGATGCTCGGCGGCATGCGCCTGGAGATGGTCTACCCGGGCCTCTTCGATGAGCCCGTCACCCTGAGCCTGGGCGCCACGGCCAACACCGCCATCAACATCAACAACGGCCAGCTGAGCTTCTCCAACATCACGCTCAACGAGTTCCACCTCTCCCCCGACGAGATCTCGCTCAATGAGGGCACCCGCGACATCCTTGAGGGCTTTTTGCGCGGCTTCTTACAGACGCTGCTCGACGACGCCCTTAACGCGGCGCTGCCGGAGCTTCCGGTGCCCTCCTTTGCGATCTCGCCATCTCTTGGTGTGTACGGCCTGCCGGTGGGCGGGGAGCTCGGGCTGACCAACCCGGCGCTCGACTCGACCAACCGCCACCTCATCCTTCGCGGCAACTTCGGAGTCCGGTGAACCTATGCGACGATCTTTGAGCACGATCTTATTCGCCCTGCTCCCGCTCGCGCTGGGGAGCCTCACACTGACCGCATGCGGCGCCGACTCCGGCCCCGACTCCACCGGCCAGAACACCGACGTGGAGACCGACGCCGGCGATGAAACCGACGTTGAGCCCGAGCCCGAGCCCGCCGACTGGGAAGCGCCCGCCGAGGTTCGCGTCAGCCTCACTCCGGCTCGCCAGGCCTACGCGGTGGACTCGCGCATCACGCCAGCGGCAACCGTCTACGACGGGCTCAACCGCCGCATCAGCCCTCCCGTCCGCTGGCTGGTCACACCGGCCGAGCTCGTCGAGAAAGACGGCGACGAAGATCGCTGGTTCTTGCGCGGCGAAGGCCCTGTGACCTTTAAAGCCTGCGTCGATCTCGACGATGGCGAGGCGGTGTGCGGAAGCCGCATCGCCATGGTCGACTCCGGCCCGCCCACCATCACGCTGGAGAGCCCTCTTCCCGGCGCACAACTCCTGGCATCCGAACACCCCACCATCGAGGTCAGCGGCCAGGTCAGCGACCCCAACCCCATCGTCAGCGTGCACGTCAACGGCAAGGAGGTCGACCTCGACGCCGAGGGCCGCTTCAGCGAGACCTTCGAGCCTCAGCTCGGCCTCAACGCCGTCTACGTCACCGCCTTCGACGGTCTCCACGAGCGGGAGGGCTACGCCGAAGCCAACTTCATCTGGGCGCCGGCCTACCACCCCACCGACGCCGACGGCGCGGTGACCCTGGAGGAGGGCCTGATCCTCAATCTGGGCCAGAACTTCTTCGACGACGGCCAACCTCTCGAAGTCTTAAGTGAGGCCCAGGTCGCCACCAACGATCTGGCCGACATCCTCTACCTGGTCCTTCGCCACATCGACCTGACCTCGCAACTTCCCGACCCCGTCGTCGACTCCAGCGCGCTGACGCTGCGCATCCTGGATGTGGCCGTCAACGAGCCCCGCGTCGAGATCGACGTCACCGACGAGGGCCTGCAGCTCTTCGCGCAGATCCCCAACCTGGTCGCCACCACCGCCGGAGGTCTGGAGCTCAACGACCAGTCCCTGAGCCTGGACGGCGAGCTCAGCGCCAGCCTGGCCATCTTCGCCGAGATCAGCGTCGCCAAAACCAGCGCCGAAGCCCCCTTCGAGGTTGAACTGGAGCGCTTTGAACTGGCCCTGGAACAGGCCACTCCCAACTTCGTCAGCCCCGAGGTCAACGCCGTCTTTGAGCTCGCCGACAGCGCGCTGCGAACAAGCCTGGAGTCGATCATCTTAGAGAGCGTCAACCTCTCGTTCATCGACACCCTGCCCGAGCTCTTGCTCGACGTCTTCACCTCGCTGGAGGGCGCCATCTCCCAGCAGAGCTTTGAGCTCGACCTGGGCATGGGTGAGCCGGTCGCGCTCGACTTCTCCGGCCAGATCTCCCAGCTCGCGCCCGTCTACCGCGAGGGCCTCGACGGCATCGTCCGCGCTCACCTCTCCACCGGCGTCGAGCCGCTTTTTGCCAACAGCCCGGGCGTGCCCCTGCTCAGTGCTCCTTCCTCCGCCCTGCCCTACTTCCAGAGCTCCCGGCTGCAGATCGGGCTGAACACCGCGCTGGTCAACGGCATTTTCCACAGCCTGTGGAATGCCGGGCTGCTCACCATGGACATCAGCGAGATGATCCCGGCCCCCTTCAACACGCTGGTGCAGGCCGCACAGATCGACGGCAAACTCCCGCCCCTGGTCGCCCCGCCGCAGAATGGCGAGCCCTACGACCTGATGATCTATCTGGGCCAGCTGGAGATCGAGATGACCTGGCCCGACCGCGTCGACCGCTTCGGCGCGCGCATCAGCGTCGGCGCCAACATGGGGCTGAGCGGTGGCGAGATCGGCATCACCCTGGCCGAGGAGCCCGACATCCACATGTGGCTCATCGAGTCGTCGATGGGTGAGCCCCAGCTCACGGCCGATATGCTCGAAGAGCTGATGTACGACCAGCTCTGGCCTGAGATTGAAGGCGCCTTTGGCGAGGGCCTCTCCTTTGCGGTGCCGGCCCCCGACCTGGGCGCGCTTGGCGAGTTTTCGCCGGCGTTGGCCGACCTGCAGCTCACTCTGCAGCAGTCTCAGCCCCTGGCCACCCGACAGGGATTTTTGATGGTCGACGCGAACTTCCGCGGCGAGCTCTGGCTGCCTTAATGCGGCCGACCACGCAAATCGCAACCTGCTGAAATCACTAAAGATTTCACACACCAACACACCGCAGCAGCCCGCGAGCACATGCTCGCGGGCTGCTGTGTTTCAGACCACCGAAATCACACCACGCAAGCGCTCAACGCACGCGCCCGAAGTGCTGCACCCAGTAGCGACGGTAGCGCCCGTCGCCCTCATGAAAGGCCACGCCCAGCTGGGTATGGGCCGGGTAGAGGATGTTCTGGCGGTGACCGGGGGAGTCCATCCAGGCCTGCACCACATCCTGGGGGGTGCGCTGCCCGCCGCCGATATTCTCGCCAGTGCAGGTCCCCGAATAGCCCTGGTCGGCGCAACGCTGGAAGAAGCTCGTGCCGTCGAGCGAGTCGTGGGCGAAGTAATCGCAGCGGTCGAGGTCGGTGGCGTGCATCATTGCCGACTCGGCCAGCTCGCCACTGTAGGTCAGCTCGTTGAGCCCCTCCGCGCGACGCTCGGCGTTGGTCAAACGGAAGACCTCGCACTCAAAGGTCGTGCTGTTACCCGGGCAGCTGGTGACCACATCGGCCGGGGGTCCGCAGAAGCGGCAGACACCTTCGATCGCGCCACAGGCCAGATCATCGCCGGGTTCGGGCTCCGGCTCAGGAGTAGGTTCAGGCTCAGGCTCGGGAGTCGGCTCAGGCTCGGGCTCGGGCTCGGGCTCAGGAGTAGGCTCAGGTTCCGGTTCAGGCTCGGGAGTAGGTTCGGGCTCGGGCTCGGGAGTCGGATCAGGCTCAGGAGTAGGTTCGGGCTCGGGCTCGGGCTCAGGTTCCGGCTCGGGAGTCGGCTCGGGCGTCGGCGCCGCCTCATCGGGCGTATACACCTCGGTGCCATGCTCCCCATCGCTCCACGCCACCTCCGGCGCTTCGCTGACCTCATCGCACGCCCACTCACAGGGCTCCTCCGTGCGATCCACCCGCAGATCGTCACCGCCCCCACACGCCAGCAGGCCGCTTGCCAGCAGCGCCGCCATCAGGCTTTGAAACTTCATCGTAGACCTCTCTGAAAGACTCGTGCAGCCAGACCACGGCCACGTTAGCCCCGCAGAGCAGATCCAGAAACCCCTTTTATTTCAACAACTTGTAGAGCACGTCTGTAAAATTACGTTCTCACTCAAGCCCCACCCGCTCGATCTCGGCGTTGGCGGCGACGGCCTGGTTGTCCCAGTCGCGGAAGTTCAAGACCTCCCCGCGCACCCGCACCTCCTCGCTGCGCGCCAGATCCACATCGGCGTATACCCAGCAGGGCGCGTTCCACTCACCGATGGCCTCGATGCCATCTTCGCTAAATCCGACGTCGACCGGCGTGTAGACCGCCGCGCGCCCGCAGTTCTCTTCAATGGCGATCGACCAGGGGGCATCCCCCACGAGCACGGCGTGCGCCACGTAGCACTGGTTCTCCAGCGCGCGGGCCTGGCAGCCGATCTTCACCCGGTGGTAGCCGTAGGGGGTGTCGGTGCAGCTGGGCGCGATGATCAGGTTGGCGCCGGCCTCCACCTGTCGGCGAGCGAGCAGAGGAAACTCGCTGTCGTAGCAGATGTTGATGCCAAAGGCGCCGAAGGGCGTCTCAAAGACCTTGAGCTGGTCGCCGTACGAGATCAGCCAGAGCTCGCTCTCAAAGCGAGTCATCAGGATCTTTTCCTGAAAATCCACTCGCCCCTGGGGGCTGAAGACGTAGGCGCGGTTGCGGTACGAGCCGTCGAGCAGGCGCACCGGATAGGAGCCGCCGATCACATAGACGCCGTACTGCCTGGCGAGCTCGCGGTGCAGCGCCAGATAATCGTCGAGCAGGCGCTGCATCTCCGACATCTGAAAGGGAAGATCCTGGCGCACCTCCTCGGCAAAGAGGCTGACCAGCTCCATGGAGGCGTACTCCGGAAAGACCGCCATCTGCGCCCCCTCACTGGCCGCCTCTTTGACCCACGCCGAGATCTTATCGACGTAGTGATTCCACCCCTCCAGAAAATCCACCGGGTACTGCGCGGTGGCCACACGCACCATGCTCATTCGCTATCCAGGTCTTTGAGCCAGATCTCCATGACTTCGGGCACTTCTTCGACCGTGTCGATCTCTTTCCAGCGCATCATCGTGCGGATCTGAGGTTGACGCTCGTAGCCGCGCTTTCGCCAGAAGGCGTCCAGGGGCTGCCAGCCCTCAGGCCGCCGCGGATGGTCCGGGGGGCGCACCACCGCCGCAAAGCAGGTGAAGCGGAACGCGTCGAGCTCGCGCACATGCGCCTCGCGCTCCTCAAAGAACTTCACGCCCACGCCCTGCCCCCGGTATTCGGGCAGGAGCACCGACTCGGCCAGATAGAAGATCTCGCCAACGTCGTAGCCAAGCTCTTTAAAGGGGCGCTGAAAATCCTCATCGCTCTCGGCCATCGGCATCCCCGTCGACACCCCGACGACCCGCTCGCCATCGAAGGCTGCGACGAGCACGCTCTCGCTCGACTCCAGATAACGCGCCAGATAACGGCTCTCGTAGTCCAGGTCGCCGTCGTAAAGGTAGGGGTAGGTGCGAAAGATCTGGAGGCGCAGCCGCGCCAGATCATCGACGTATTGATGCACCGAATCACCGCTGAGGCGACGGACCTCCACCTGACCAACCTGTTGCGACATCGTCTCGTACTCGAAGAAAGGGGCGCCTCCGGAACGCGGAGGCGCTGAGGGTTATTTGGTGCCGTAGAGGCGATCGCCGGCGTCACCGAGCCCGGGCACAATGTAGCCCTTCTCGTTGAGCTTCTCGTCGATGGCCGCCGTATAAATGGGCACGTCCGGATGTTCGCCGCGCATGTATTCGACGCCCTCGGGCGCGGCCAGAAGGCACATAAACTTGATGGAGCGCGGCTCAAAGGCCTTGATGCGCGCCACGGCCGCCGCCGCCGAGTGCCCGGTGGCAAGCATGGGGTCAACCACGATCACGTCGCGATCATCCATCTGCTCGGGCAACTTCAAATAATACTCGATCGGCTGGAGCGTCTCCGGGTCGCGGTAGAGCCCGATGTGGCCCACGCGCGCCGAGGGGAGAAGTTGCAGAAGGGGGTCCACAAAACCCACGCCGGCGCGAAGAATCGGCACGATCACGAGCTTTTTGCCCACGAGATGCGGGGCGTTCATTTTGGTCAGCGGCGTCTCGATCTCGGCGTACTCGATCGGCAAGTCGCGCGTGACCTCATAGCCGAGCAAAAGCGCCACCTCACCCATCAGGCTGCGAAAGGCGGCGGTGGTGGTGTCTTTCTCCCGCATCAACGAGAGCTTGTGTTGAATCAGCGGGTGATCGATGACGGTCACATCTTCCATGGTCCACCTCCGCGTGGGGTCGGGCGCCTGAGCTAAGGGCAAAAGGGAACTTCCCGCTGGTTGGTAGCCGCTGGGCCGGGGGCGGTCAAGCGCGCCGCTCAGGTTCTGCCGGAGACGACCAGAAGTGCGCCGTTGATGGGATGTTCGTCGGCCGGGCAGAGCCCGTAGATGATCGACGCCAGCTCGCTCGGATCGACCCAGGAGTCGAAGTCGGCATCGGGCATATCCTGGCGGTTGGCCTCGGTGTCGATGATCGAGGGCTGCACCGCGTTGATGGTCACATCGACGCCCTTGACCTCGTCGGCCACCGCGCTGACCAGGGCGTTGAGGCCGGCCTTGGTCGCCGCATACGCGCCCTCGCCAGCGCCGGGCTTCAGCGTGGAGCGCGAGCTGATGAGCACCACGCGCCCGTAACCCCGCGACTTCATCGGCCCCACCACCTCGCGCACCACATAGAGCGAGGAGCGCAGGTTCACGTCGACCAGAAAGTCGATGTCGTCGGGGGCGATCTCGTCGATCTTCGACCAGCGAAACCCGCCGGCGCAATGCACCAACACGTCGATCGCCCCGAGCTCCTCGCGCACGCTGGCGGCGGCGGTGGCAATCGCCTGAGCATCGGTCACGTTGACCTGATGTTGCCACACGCCCTTGCGCTCAGCGTCTTCGACGAGCTTGCCGTGACCGGCGGCGTGCAAGTCCCAGCAGACCACGCGATCGCCGCGTTTTGAAAAATGGGCGACCACATGCTCGCCAAGCGCACCGGCCGCACCGGTGACCACCACCACGCGATTGTTTGCTTCACTCATCCGATCGTCTCCATGAACACAGTCATTGTAAGCGGGCTGGCCAGTCAGGCCCTCGTGCGCAACTTGAGGCAGTGGCCGCGGCGAGCCCTCGGGGATGCGAGGGTAGTCACACTAGCCACCACTTCCATCACATACATGCATATGTCTTTTAAGGGGGGACGATGTCATTGGAACACCATCCGAAGGCGTTGAGCACCAGGATTTTGATGCTCGTGGTTTTAACAT
Proteins encoded in this window:
- a CDS encoding GNAT family N-acetyltransferase, which codes for MSQQVGQVEVRRLSGDSVHQYVDDLARLRLQIFRTYPYLYDGDLDYESRYLARYLESSESVLVAAFDGERVVGVSTGMPMAESDEDFQRPFKELGYDVGEIFYLAESVLLPEYRGQGVGVKFFEEREAHVRELDAFRFTCFAAVVRPPDHPRRPEGWQPLDAFWRKRGYERQPQIRTMMRWKEIDTVEEVPEVMEIWLKDLDSE
- a CDS encoding SDR family NAD(P)-dependent oxidoreductase; the protein is MSEANNRVVVVTGAAGALGEHVVAHFSKRGDRVVCWDLHAAGHGKLVEDAERKGVWQHQVNVTDAQAIATAAASVREELGAIDVLVHCAGGFRWSKIDEIAPDDIDFLVDVNLRSSLYVVREVVGPMKSRGYGRVVLISSRSTLKPGAGEGAYAATKAGLNALVSAVADEVKGVDVTINAVQPSIIDTEANRQDMPDADFDSWVDPSELASIIYGLCPADEHPINGALLVVSGRT
- a CDS encoding CAP domain-containing protein, which codes for MKFQSLMAALLASGLLACGGGDDLRVDRTEEPCEWACDEVSEAPEVAWSDGEHGTEVYTPDEAAPTPEPTPEPEPEPEPEPEPTPEPDPTPEPEPEPTPEPEPEPEPTPEPEPEPEPEPTPEPEPEPTPEPEPEPGDDLACGAIEGVCRFCGPPADVVTSCPGNSTTFECEVFRLTNAERRAEGLNELTYSGELAESAMMHATDLDRCDYFAHDSLDGTSFFQRCADQGYSGTCTGENIGGGQRTPQDVVQAWMDSPGHRQNILYPAHTQLGVAFHEGDGRYRRYWVQHFGRVR
- the upp gene encoding uracil phosphoribosyltransferase, whose protein sequence is MEDVTVIDHPLIQHKLSLMREKDTTTAAFRSLMGEVALLLGYEVTRDLPIEYAEIETPLTKMNAPHLVGKKLVIVPILRAGVGFVDPLLQLLPSARVGHIGLYRDPETLQPIEYYLKLPEQMDDRDVIVVDPMLATGHSAAAAVARIKAFEPRSIKFMCLLAAPEGVEYMRGEHPDVPIYTAAIDEKLNEKGYIVPGLGDAGDRLYGTK
- a CDS encoding carbon-nitrogen hydrolase family protein, with the translated sequence MSMVRVATAQYPVDFLEGWNHYVDKISAWVKEAASEGAQMAVFPEYASMELVSLFAEEVRQDLPFQMSEMQRLLDDYLALHRELARQYGVYVIGGSYPVRLLDGSYRNRAYVFSPQGRVDFQEKILMTRFESELWLISYGDQLKVFETPFGAFGINICYDSEFPLLARRQVEAGANLIIAPSCTDTPYGYHRVKIGCQARALENQCYVAHAVLVGDAPWSIAIEENCGRAAVYTPVDVGFSEDGIEAIGEWNAPCWVYADVDLARSEEVRVRGEVLNFRDWDNQAVAANAEIERVGLE